Proteins encoded together in one Streptomyces sp. B1I3 window:
- a CDS encoding HTTM domain-containing protein, translating to MSDPVEARSGVPTTDHSLSRAVQRVTAAPLGAYQSAVVRIGVSATYLLFLLREFPHRRELYGPDSPWRWDMARELIAGNEAFTALMWSDSAIWFEAVYGLTLVSAALFMVGWRTRATSVVFMVGVLSLQNRSIFMGDGGDNVIHLMAVYLVLTRCARVWSLDAGRAARDAARRAAGHRPAMDVAGPALWAVSGSVLVPATLASGLGGTWWLPSLLWVLWLGNGLWWAMSRYAPDRELRTLLDVMANLAHSAALLVIMAEVCLIYATAGWYKIQGSRWQDGTALYYPLKLDYFTPWPELSNLFASSALVVMVLTYATVIVQVAFPFTLFNRRVKNVLLVVMIGEHAGIAVLLGLPFFSMAMIAADAVFLPTVFLVWLGGKVTFGRQRLVSRAAGRVRLPGQRRAEDGEREPLRRGGGGDHTLVG from the coding sequence GTGAGCGACCCCGTCGAGGCGCGCAGCGGCGTGCCGACCACCGACCACTCCCTCTCCCGCGCTGTCCAGCGCGTCACCGCGGCGCCGCTGGGCGCGTACCAGAGCGCCGTCGTCCGGATCGGTGTCTCCGCCACGTATCTGCTGTTCCTGCTGCGTGAGTTCCCGCACCGCCGCGAGTTGTACGGCCCCGACAGCCCGTGGCGTTGGGACATGGCGCGGGAGCTCATCGCCGGCAACGAAGCCTTCACCGCCCTGATGTGGTCGGACAGCGCGATCTGGTTCGAGGCCGTCTACGGACTCACGCTGGTCTCCGCGGCCCTCTTCATGGTCGGCTGGCGGACCCGCGCCACGTCCGTCGTGTTCATGGTGGGGGTGCTCTCCCTGCAGAACCGCAGCATCTTCATGGGGGACGGCGGTGACAACGTCATCCACCTGATGGCCGTCTACCTGGTGCTCACGCGCTGCGCCCGTGTCTGGTCACTGGACGCGGGACGGGCCGCACGGGACGCCGCACGCCGCGCGGCAGGGCACCGGCCGGCCATGGACGTCGCGGGCCCGGCCCTGTGGGCCGTGTCCGGTTCGGTGCTGGTGCCGGCCACGCTGGCGAGCGGACTCGGCGGCACCTGGTGGCTCCCGTCGCTCCTGTGGGTGCTGTGGCTGGGCAACGGTCTCTGGTGGGCCATGAGCCGCTACGCACCCGACCGTGAGCTGCGCACCCTGCTCGACGTCATGGCCAATCTCGCCCACAGCGCCGCCCTCCTCGTGATCATGGCCGAGGTCTGCCTGATCTACGCGACCGCCGGCTGGTACAAGATCCAGGGATCCCGCTGGCAGGACGGTACAGCGCTCTACTATCCGCTCAAGCTGGACTACTTCACCCCGTGGCCGGAGCTCTCGAACCTGTTCGCGTCCAGCGCTCTGGTGGTGATGGTGCTGACGTACGCCACGGTCATCGTGCAGGTCGCCTTCCCGTTCACCCTGTTCAACCGGCGGGTCAAGAACGTCCTGCTGGTCGTCATGATCGGGGAGCACGCCGGAATCGCCGTGCTGCTCGGCCTGCCCTTCTTCTCCATGGCGATGATCGCCGCGGACGCCGTCTTCCTGCCGACGGTCTTCCTGGTGTGGCTGGGCGGCAAGGTGACGTTCGGCCGGCAGCGGCTGGTCTCCCGGGCTGCGGGAAGAGTCCGGCTGCCGGGACAGCGGCGGGCGGAGGACGGCGAGAGGGAGCCCCTGCGCCGCGGTGGTGGCGGGGACCATACGCTCGTCGGGTGA
- a CDS encoding DUF5819 family protein: MDADHGGRAGSEEKLAWPEVSRRRDATSSGGPGTAVPHSELGGHAADADAEPAVIPGAGPDSRPDPVADGTSAVGQGAAPCREGGGIAGLSLPYQIVAALTLSVLGMAACVHLAMVFLHVAPSNTLTKQHGEAISTWIYPEFEQNWKLFAPNPLQQNIAVHVRAEVAGSDGRSTTRWMSLSHEDGEAIRGNPLPSHVHQNELRRAWDFYTGSHDDENRPNGLRGELSERYIRRIVMLRLSEHDYGGTVERIQVRSSVRSVGAPAWSDEKIGTKPNYRVLPWWTVTPSDLPGNAGTDQASSGEEGEK; encoded by the coding sequence ATGGATGCGGACCACGGTGGGCGTGCCGGCAGCGAGGAGAAGCTCGCCTGGCCGGAGGTGTCGCGCCGAAGGGACGCCACTTCGAGCGGCGGTCCCGGGACAGCCGTTCCGCACTCGGAACTCGGCGGTCACGCGGCGGACGCGGACGCCGAACCCGCGGTGATACCTGGCGCCGGGCCGGACAGCCGACCGGACCCGGTGGCGGACGGCACGTCGGCCGTCGGTCAGGGAGCAGCCCCGTGTCGTGAGGGTGGCGGCATAGCCGGTCTCTCGCTTCCCTACCAGATCGTGGCGGCGCTGACGCTGTCCGTGCTGGGGATGGCCGCCTGCGTCCACCTCGCCATGGTCTTTCTGCACGTCGCCCCGTCCAACACGCTGACGAAGCAGCACGGCGAGGCCATCAGCACGTGGATCTATCCGGAGTTCGAGCAGAACTGGAAGCTGTTCGCTCCCAATCCGCTGCAGCAGAACATCGCCGTGCACGTGCGGGCAGAGGTGGCCGGCTCGGACGGCCGCAGCACGACGCGCTGGATGAGTCTTTCCCACGAGGACGGCGAGGCGATCCGCGGCAACCCGCTCCCCAGCCACGTCCACCAGAACGAACTGCGCCGGGCCTGGGACTTCTACACCGGCTCCCACGACGACGAGAACCGCCCCAACGGCCTGCGCGGAGAACTCTCCGAGCGCTACATCCGCCGGATCGTGATGCTCCGCCTCTCCGAGCACGACTACGGGGGCACGGTCGAGCGGATCCAGGTGCGGTCCTCCGTGCGTTCTGTCGGTGCGCCGGCGTGGAGCGACGAGAAGATCGGTACGAAGCCGAACTACCGGGTGCTCCCGTGGTGGACCGTGACCCCGTCGGACCTTCCGGGCAACGCCGGAACGGATCAGGCGTCGAGCGGGGAGGAGGGGGAGAAGTGA
- the paaC gene encoding 1,2-phenylacetyl-CoA epoxidase subunit PaaC, giving the protein MTAALALGDDALVLSHRLGEWAGHAPVLEEEVALANIALDLLGQARMLLSFVGDEDELAFLREERSFRNVQLVEQPNGDFAHTMARQLYFSVYQHLLYGQLAAGTGEFADLSAKAVKEVAYHRDHAEQWILRLGDGTAESHGRMQAGLDALWRFTGELFEPVEGLDVDWTSLRSDWATAVGSVVERATLALPSGPQAGAWTAGAGRQGLHTEPFGRMLAEMQHLHRSHPGASW; this is encoded by the coding sequence GTGACCGCCGCCCTCGCCCTCGGCGACGACGCGTTGGTGCTTTCGCACCGTCTGGGGGAGTGGGCGGGTCACGCCCCCGTCCTGGAAGAGGAAGTGGCCCTCGCCAACATCGCCCTGGACCTGCTGGGCCAGGCGCGGATGCTGCTCTCGTTCGTCGGGGACGAGGACGAGCTGGCGTTCCTCCGCGAGGAGCGGTCCTTCCGCAACGTCCAGCTCGTGGAGCAGCCGAACGGCGACTTCGCCCACACCATGGCGCGCCAGCTCTACTTCTCGGTCTACCAGCACCTGCTGTACGGGCAGCTGGCCGCCGGGACAGGCGAGTTCGCCGACCTTTCGGCGAAGGCCGTCAAGGAGGTCGCCTACCACCGTGACCACGCCGAGCAGTGGATCCTGCGGCTGGGAGACGGCACGGCCGAGAGCCACGGTCGCATGCAGGCCGGTCTGGACGCCCTGTGGCGGTTCACCGGCGAGCTGTTCGAACCGGTCGAGGGCCTGGACGTCGACTGGACGTCGCTGCGGAGCGATTGGGCGACCGCCGTCGGCTCCGTGGTCGAGCGGGCCACCCTGGCCCTCCCCTCGGGCCCACAGGCCGGGGCGTGGACCGCGGGGGCCGGCCGGCAGGGACTGCACACCGAGCCGTTCGGGCGGATGCTCGCCGAGATGCAGCACCTGCACCGCAGCCACCCGGGGGCGTCATGGTGA
- the paaB gene encoding 1,2-phenylacetyl-CoA epoxidase subunit PaaB yields the protein MSSSTDWPLWEVFVRSRRGLSHTHAGSLHAPDAQMALRNARDLYTRRSEGVSLWVVPSTEITASSPDEKDSFFEPAGDKPYRHPTFYEIPEGVKHL from the coding sequence ATGAGCAGCTCGACCGACTGGCCCCTGTGGGAGGTGTTCGTGCGCTCCCGTCGCGGGCTGTCCCACACCCACGCGGGCAGCCTGCACGCGCCGGACGCCCAGATGGCCCTGCGCAACGCCCGGGATCTGTACACACGCCGCTCGGAGGGCGTCTCGCTGTGGGTGGTGCCGTCGACGGAGATCACCGCCTCCTCGCCCGACGAGAAGGACTCCTTCTTCGAACCGGCCGGGGACAAGCCCTACCGTCACCCCACGTTCTACGAGATCCCCGAAGGGGTGAAGCACCTGTGA
- the paaA gene encoding 1,2-phenylacetyl-CoA epoxidase subunit PaaA — MATVTTDTTTQGTADAAAADEARLAAFDAAVAADDRIEPRDWMPDAYRASLVRQMAQHAHSEIIGMQPEANWITRAPSLRRKAILMAKVQDEAGHGLYLYSATETLGTSREELLDKLHAGRQRYSSIFNYPTLTWADVGAIGWLVDGAAITNQVPLCRCSYGPYARAMVRICKEESFHQRQGYELLLALSRGTPAQHEMAQDAVNRWWWPSLMMFGPPDDASAHSAQSTAWKIKRHSNDELRRRFVDICVPQAQALGLTLPDPDIRWNEELGQHDYGAIDWTEFQEVLKGNGPCNEERIAQRRRAHEEGAWVRDAASAYADRHAARPRTSGATAEAVEATA; from the coding sequence ATGGCGACAGTGACTACGGACACGACGACGCAGGGAACGGCGGACGCGGCAGCGGCGGACGAGGCGCGCCTGGCGGCCTTCGACGCCGCTGTCGCGGCCGACGACCGGATCGAGCCGCGGGACTGGATGCCCGACGCGTACCGGGCCTCGCTGGTCCGCCAGATGGCGCAGCACGCGCACTCCGAGATCATCGGCATGCAGCCCGAGGCCAACTGGATCACGCGAGCGCCCTCGCTGCGCCGCAAGGCGATCCTGATGGCGAAGGTGCAGGACGAGGCCGGACACGGGCTGTACCTCTACAGCGCGACCGAGACCCTGGGCACCAGCCGCGAGGAGCTGCTCGACAAACTGCACGCCGGCCGGCAGCGCTACTCCTCCATCTTCAACTACCCGACGCTGACCTGGGCCGACGTGGGTGCGATCGGCTGGTTGGTGGACGGCGCCGCCATCACCAACCAGGTGCCGCTCTGCCGGTGTTCCTACGGGCCCTACGCCCGCGCGATGGTCCGGATCTGCAAGGAGGAGTCCTTCCACCAGCGTCAGGGGTACGAACTGCTGCTCGCCCTCAGCCGGGGGACGCCCGCCCAGCACGAAATGGCGCAGGACGCGGTGAACCGCTGGTGGTGGCCGTCACTCATGATGTTCGGCCCCCCCGACGACGCCTCGGCGCACTCGGCGCAGTCGACGGCCTGGAAGATCAAGCGCCACTCCAACGACGAATTGCGACGGCGCTTCGTCGACATCTGTGTCCCCCAGGCGCAGGCGCTCGGCCTCACCCTCCCCGACCCCGACATCCGGTGGAACGAGGAGCTCGGGCAGCACGACTACGGAGCGATCGACTGGACGGAGTTCCAGGAGGTCCTCAAGGGCAACGGCCCCTGCAACGAAGAGCGGATCGCCCAGCGTCGCAGGGCCCACGAGGAGGGCGCCTGGGTCCGCGACGCAGCGTCGGCATACGCAGACAGACACGCGGCACGGCCCAGGACGTCCGGGGCGACCGCAGAGGCCGTGGAGGCGACCGCATGA